GTATCAGGAGGCATTCCTGGCGCTCTATCGGGAGATCGCCCATCGTGTGGGGGTGGAGGTGGCGCCGTGAAACAACTCGTCATCCTCAGCGGCAAGGGCGGGACGGGCAAAACCTCCATCGCCGCTGCGCTGGCCCACCTCGCCTCCTCGGAGATGCGCCTGGTTTTGGCCGACGCCGACGTGGACGCGGCGAACCTCGAGCTCGTGTTGGCCCCCACCCGGGTGGAGGAGCATCCCTTCGAGGGCGGATCCATCGCCGAGATCTCACCCGACAAGTGTGTGGCCTGCGGCGTGTGTGAGGAGGTCTGCCGATTCGACGCCATCATCCCGGGCGACCGGTTCTACCAGGTGGATCGCCTGGCATGCGAGGGATGCGCGGCCTGCTTCTACCAATGCCCGGAGCAGGCCATCCAGATGATCCCCCAACAGGCGGGCGAATGGTACCGATCGGACACCCGCTTCGGCCCGTTATTCCACGCCCACCTGTTCGCCGGGCAGGAGAACTCGGGCAAGCTGGTGACGATGGTCAAGCAGCAGGCCCGCCTGCTGGCACTGGATACGGGCGCCGACCTCCTGTTGGTGGATGGGCCGCCCGGCATCGGCTGCCCGGTGATCTCCGCCAGCGCCGGGGCCGATATGGCCCTGCTGGTGGCCGAGCCCACCATATCGGGCGTACATGATCTGGACCGCGTGCTGGCTACCACGGACCACTTCGGCGTCCCCGCCCGGGTGTTGATCAACAAAGCGGATATCAACCCGGCGCGTGCCGAGGAGATCGAGGCGTTCTGCCGGGAACGGGAGATCCCCATCGCCGGCCGCGTCCCATACGACACCACGGTGACGAAGGCCATGGTGAACGGTCAGCCGATCACCGCGTACGCCGACGGGCCCGCGGCGGAGGCGCTTCGCCGGGCCTGGGCACATCTTCGAGAGGCGTTGCGATCATGAACGAGACGCTGCGAGACGCCGTGCTGGAGCGGCTGAGCCGCGTGATCGATCCGGAGACGGGAGCGGACGTGGTCCGCATGCACCTGATCGAGGATCTGACCGTGGACGAGGCCGGGGTGGCTCACTATCGGTTTCGCCCCTCATCGCCGTTATGCCCCATCGCCATCCCCCTGGCCTTCGCGATCTACAAGGCCGTCGCCGAGATAGAAGGGATCACGGGCCAGGAGGTAGAGGTCGTGGACTACATCGGGGCAGAGGGGCTGAACGAGCTACTTCGTGAGGCGGAGCACGCCAGGCGGGAGAAGGAAGCCGGGGTAGAGGACAGCTGAGGCGAGCGGTGGCGGTCGGAAAAAGGAGGCCGGATGGAGGATAAAGGGGGCACCAATGCGGAGCTGGAGCGATGGGGATGGTCTTCCATCGCCGTCAATGTGACTCTGACCGGCATCAATCTGGCCGTGGCGATGGCCTCAGGAAGCCTGGCGGTGGCCGCGGAGATGGTCCACAATCTGGTGGATCTGCTCGCCTCCGTAGCGGTCCTGGTTGGGCTGAAGCTCTCCACGCGCAAAAGCCGGGATTTCCCCTACGGCCTGTACAAGGTGGAGAACCTGGTTGCGGCCGGGCTGGCGTTCATGATCTTCCTCACCGCCTATGAGATCGGCAAGAAGGCCCTGCTGGCACCCTCCACCACCCCGACCGTATCCGCCTGGGTGCTGGCGGGAGTCATCCTCTCCGTGCTCATCCCGTCCATCTTCAGCCTCTTCGAGCTGCGCGCGGGTGAGAAGGCCAACTCGCCATCCCTCATCGCCGATGCGAAAGAGTATCGGGTCCATGTGCTGACATCGGGCGTCGTGCTGGTGGCCCTGATCTTCCACCGGGCCCCGATCCCGATCGATCGGATCGCCGCGCTGGCGATCGTGGTCGTGGTCGCCCGCACCGGTTGGGAGCTCCTGTCGGACAGCATGCGGGTGCTATTGGACGCGTCCCTGGACCCGGAGACGCTGATGCGCATTCGAGAGATCATTCAGGCGGAGCCCGCCGTCGCCCGGGTGAAATGGGTCACCGGGCGCAACGCCGGGCGCTTTCGCTTCGTGGAGGCAACGATCGAGCTGCGCGTTCGGGACCTGGAGCGCGCCGAGATCATCAGCCGAAACATCGAGCGGCGCATCCGAGAGGAGGTTCCCTTCGTGGAGCGGGTCCTAATCCACGCCGAGCCGCAGGACAGGACCCATCTGCTCTACGCTGTGCCGCTGGCGGATCCGCATGGCACGATCAGCCACCACTTTGGTGACGCCCCATACTTCGCCCTGGTAACCGTTCGGCTGTCCGACCGACAGATCACGGAACAGAGGATGGTCCCCAATCCTCACACGAAAGTGGCAAAAGCAAAGGGGATCCGGGTGGCCGAGTGGCTGATCGCGGAGAAGGTGGACGTCGTGCTGGTGAGGGAGGATCTACAGGGGAAAGGCCCCGCCTACGCGCTGGGCAACGCCGGCGTGGAGATCTACAGAACGGAGGCGGACACGCTGGCTGAGGCGCTCCCCTCTCGGTGGCTTGACGGCGCCGGTCCGTTCGAGTAAGCTTGGTGTCAACACCCCCAACACGCAAGGATCGGACGTCATAAGCTATCCCACAGGGAGAGGAGCATGACCGAACGAGGCGATCAGGTCGCCGAACGAGCGGCCGCATTGATGGCACAAGGACACC
The Chloroflexota bacterium genome window above contains:
- a CDS encoding (4Fe-4S)-binding protein, coding for MKQLVILSGKGGTGKTSIAAALAHLASSEMRLVLADADVDAANLELVLAPTRVEEHPFEGGSIAEISPDKCVACGVCEEVCRFDAIIPGDRFYQVDRLACEGCAACFYQCPEQAIQMIPQQAGEWYRSDTRFGPLFHAHLFAGQENSGKLVTMVKQQARLLALDTGADLLLVDGPPGIGCPVISASAGADMALLVAEPTISGVHDLDRVLATTDHFGVPARVLINKADINPARAEEIEAFCREREIPIAGRVPYDTTVTKAMVNGQPITAYADGPAAEALRRAWAHLREALRS
- a CDS encoding DUF59 domain-containing protein, coding for MNETLRDAVLERLSRVIDPETGADVVRMHLIEDLTVDEAGVAHYRFRPSSPLCPIAIPLAFAIYKAVAEIEGITGQEVEVVDYIGAEGLNELLREAEHARREKEAGVEDS
- a CDS encoding cation diffusion facilitator family transporter, producing the protein MEDKGGTNAELERWGWSSIAVNVTLTGINLAVAMASGSLAVAAEMVHNLVDLLASVAVLVGLKLSTRKSRDFPYGLYKVENLVAAGLAFMIFLTAYEIGKKALLAPSTTPTVSAWVLAGVILSVLIPSIFSLFELRAGEKANSPSLIADAKEYRVHVLTSGVVLVALIFHRAPIPIDRIAALAIVVVVARTGWELLSDSMRVLLDASLDPETLMRIREIIQAEPAVARVKWVTGRNAGRFRFVEATIELRVRDLERAEIISRNIERRIREEVPFVERVLIHAEPQDRTHLLYAVPLADPHGTISHHFGDAPYFALVTVRLSDRQITEQRMVPNPHTKVAKAKGIRVAEWLIAEKVDVVLVREDLQGKGPAYALGNAGVEIYRTEADTLAEALPSRWLDGAGPFE